TGATTAAAACTTTAGTAAGACAACGAATTTTAAGTTCCAACATTTTTAAAAATGCAGCGAATCCAACGTTTATTGAAAAAGTTTTAAAAGTAGCTTATCCAAGTGGAAATAATGTTGATGAAGAGTTAATAAATACGCTTTTCAAACCAACCCAAGGCAAAGGAGCTCCTGAAGCTTTTAGAGGATTTATCAATCTATTTGATGATCATCTTGCTCCAAATTTACTAGAACAAATAAATAAGCCAGTACATTTAATATGGGGTGAAAAAGATCCTTGGGAGCCTGTACAAGAAGCTCAAAAATGGTTTGCAACTTTTGATTGTATAAAATCTCTAGACATTATTCCAGAAGCAGGGCATTGTCCCCATGATGAAATTCCCGAGAAAGTTAATCCTATTATAAAAAAGATAATTCAAGAAGCCATATAAGCTTGTACAGAATCCCCTGTTTTTCTTAAACCGCGCAAACCATCTCTTTCTAAATTTCTTACTCTATCTCTACTAATCCCCAAAACTCTTCCAATGCCAGTAAGGCTCATTGGATCATCACCATCCATACCATATCTCATTCTTAAAACACGATTTTGTAATTCAGGTAGTTGTTCAAGTAACGTCTCTAAATCTCCTTTCATGCAATCACTTTCTATTTGTTCAGAGGGCATATCAATTTCATTAGACAATAAGTCCAATAAAATAGTATCTTCACCATCACCTATTTTTGTTTCTAAGCTAACAGGCTGCCCAGCTTTACTCATTAAATCTTTTACATCACTTTCAGGCAGCTCAACATATTCAGAAAGTTCTTTAATTGTTGGGGTCCTAGAAAGTTCTTGACTTAATTCTCTTTGACCCTTTTTGAGTTTATTTAGCATTTCTGTTATGTGAATTGGTAGTCTTATTGATCTACTTTTTTCAGCTATTGCACGTGTGATACCTTGTCGAATCCACCAATAAGCGTAAGTAGAAAATTTATAACCACGAGTTGGATCAAATTTTTCAACACCACGTACTAAACCAATCGTTCCTTCTTGAATTAAATCCAATAACTCCATATTTCTCTTTGTATATTTCTTTGCAACACTTACAACTAAACGAAGATTTGCTGAAACCATTCTCTCCTTAGCTCTTCTGCCGCTTTTCAGCTTCTTTTTTAACTGAAAAGAAGAGATCCCAGCCCTTTCAGCAAATGCATTAATATCGGGTTTTTCTCCTAAATCACTTTCAAGTTCTGACTCAATATTTTCTAAAACCATAAGATCTTGAACTTGTCTTCCTAGAGTTATTTCTTGCTCATGTGATAACAAAGGGACTCTTCCAATATCCCTCAAATAAGAACGTACCAAATCGATGTCTGATACAGTCTTTGCAGCAGAAGATAGGT
This is a stretch of genomic DNA from Prochlorococcus marinus str. MIT 0912. It encodes these proteins:
- a CDS encoding RpoD/SigA family RNA polymerase sigma factor codes for the protein MVQAAEALQTKNLSSAAKTVSDIDLVRSYLRDIGRVPLLSHEQEITLGRQVQDLMVLENIESELESDLGEKPDINAFAERAGISSFQLKKKLKSGRRAKERMVSANLRLVVSVAKKYTKRNMELLDLIQEGTIGLVRGVEKFDPTRGYKFSTYAYWWIRQGITRAIAEKSRSIRLPIHITEMLNKLKKGQRELSQELSRTPTIKELSEYVELPESDVKDLMSKAGQPVSLETKIGDGEDTILLDLLSNEIDMPSEQIESDCMKGDLETLLEQLPELQNRVLRMRYGMDGDDPMSLTGIGRVLGISRDRVRNLERDGLRGLRKTGDSVQAYMAS